One part of the Acidimicrobiales bacterium genome encodes these proteins:
- a CDS encoding AraC family transcriptional regulator, whose amino-acid sequence MTKSPKNFADRPDWWIGPPEPVDGEAEQAPDVLSVLLRAVRLRGEELYCVTPASPFAVLFDHPGGTIHMVGDGEFELEVDDESEPRRYQRGDVVMLPAGRRHTIRQGRRIDPSPLSVGDSRVDVGTHGEGTRWIAGTFSYDDSRGGLLHGLPPIVELRGAGDQSLLWLDVSAQMLMKEKLEPSQGSREMIARILDLLFIQVLRAWATGPKATPGWLTGAMDPVVGAAVTAIHSNPGHPWTIERLADKSNLSRSAFADRFTRRVGQPPATYITQVRLANAADVLLDTTAPVGAVAANIGYESEAAFSRAFSKRYGMPPSKWRRQSEPKPAS is encoded by the coding sequence ATGACTAAATCGCCGAAAAACTTTGCAGATCGTCCGGACTGGTGGATCGGCCCACCCGAACCGGTCGATGGCGAGGCGGAGCAGGCCCCCGACGTCCTTTCGGTGCTCCTCAGAGCGGTAAGGCTTCGAGGTGAGGAGCTCTACTGCGTCACCCCGGCGTCTCCGTTCGCCGTCTTGTTCGACCACCCAGGCGGGACCATCCACATGGTCGGAGACGGAGAATTCGAACTAGAGGTCGACGATGAGTCGGAGCCACGCCGCTACCAACGAGGCGACGTGGTCATGTTGCCCGCCGGCCGACGGCACACGATCCGTCAAGGTCGACGAATCGATCCGAGCCCCCTGTCGGTAGGCGACAGCCGGGTCGACGTCGGCACCCACGGAGAGGGGACGCGGTGGATTGCAGGGACGTTCTCATATGACGATTCGCGTGGCGGACTCCTCCACGGTCTGCCCCCGATCGTCGAACTGCGAGGTGCCGGCGACCAGTCCCTACTCTGGCTGGACGTCAGCGCTCAGATGCTGATGAAGGAGAAGCTCGAACCTTCCCAGGGCTCCCGAGAGATGATCGCTCGGATCCTCGACTTGCTGTTTATCCAGGTGTTACGCGCCTGGGCTACCGGGCCTAAAGCGACGCCCGGCTGGTTGACCGGGGCAATGGACCCCGTGGTTGGAGCCGCCGTCACCGCGATCCACTCCAACCCCGGTCACCCCTGGACCATCGAACGCTTGGCAGACAAATCGAACCTGTCCCGCTCTGCGTTCGCGGATCGATTCACCCGACGGGTCGGACAGCCACCGGCGACCTACATCACTCAAGTTCGTCTCGCCAACGCCGCCGACGTTCTCCTCGACACCACCGCCCCGGTTGGTGCCGTCGCCGCGAACATCGGTTACGAATCCGAAGCCGCCTTCAGTCGCGCCTTCAGCAAGCGATACGGCATGCCACCCTCCAAGTGGCGACGCCAAAGCGAACCGAAGCCCGCGTCGTAG
- a CDS encoding DUF5522 domain-containing protein: MAANATEAIFRTHEWFERNSGWAPPDVDTLADWVSNGVCRCPDECLVAPADYCPHGLASWWLVLRTLDRPDSTAPLPPVRLVPRPDRLDPKRGDEYLAVMDAHHRALLDGDAGYLDPTSGLFVQTARALWDRGACCEQGCRHCPFGDR; this comes from the coding sequence GTGGCGGCCAACGCAACGGAAGCGATTTTTCGCACCCACGAGTGGTTCGAACGCAACAGCGGCTGGGCCCCACCAGATGTCGACACCCTGGCGGATTGGGTTTCCAATGGCGTCTGCCGCTGCCCAGACGAGTGCCTGGTCGCCCCCGCCGATTACTGCCCGCACGGGTTGGCTTCGTGGTGGTTGGTGCTGCGGACCTTGGACCGGCCCGACAGTACCGCTCCGTTGCCCCCGGTTCGCTTGGTCCCACGTCCGGACCGCTTGGACCCGAAACGAGGCGATGAGTACCTAGCCGTGATGGACGCCCATCACCGCGCCCTGCTCGACGGCGACGCTGGTTATCTCGATCCAACCTCCGGTCTGTTCGTGCAGACAGCTCGCGCCTTGTGGGATCGGGGCGCCTGTTGCGAACAGGGTTGCCGGCACTGCCCGTTCGGCGACCGGTAA
- a CDS encoding phosphotransferase yields the protein MLSVPASSSDLYPEWFSEALGCEVTGVEVLDEASATNHRLRLRLSFLVPGAGPPSVFVKLPPLDPGHRQMIGANSMGEREVQFYTDVAPSTELRVPRAHVAVTADNGDYVLVLEDLAAGGCQFSDGGWGVEADAAAGALEGLATFHARFGNPAVRDMVAPWLAVPRQGWGDMVVELLRMVLDEQSDMLTSAYIAAGNMYADHWQHFDRVWEAGPQTYIHGDPHIGNVFLDAGEVGFHDWGLSRVGTPLRDVSYFLTMTVDPEERRRNERDLLRLYLGTLRAAGGPNINFDDAWFAHRVQTGYTVLATFLVFMPGYAGPEAQVLGGDLRRRAELALEDLDVVDAMKMTLS from the coding sequence GTGCTCTCCGTTCCGGCGTCGTCCTCGGATCTTTACCCAGAGTGGTTCTCGGAGGCACTGGGTTGCGAGGTTACGGGTGTCGAGGTGCTCGACGAGGCGTCTGCCACCAACCACCGGCTCCGTCTGAGGCTCTCCTTCCTCGTTCCCGGGGCAGGGCCCCCGTCGGTCTTTGTAAAACTGCCTCCGCTGGACCCAGGCCACCGACAGATGATCGGCGCGAACAGCATGGGCGAGCGGGAGGTTCAGTTCTATACGGACGTGGCTCCGTCGACAGAGCTGCGGGTTCCCCGGGCTCATGTCGCAGTCACGGCCGACAACGGGGACTATGTTCTAGTCCTCGAGGACCTGGCCGCTGGTGGCTGCCAGTTCTCCGACGGTGGCTGGGGCGTTGAAGCCGACGCGGCCGCCGGGGCGCTCGAGGGTCTGGCGACCTTCCACGCCCGGTTCGGGAATCCCGCCGTCCGTGACATGGTGGCGCCCTGGTTGGCCGTGCCCCGCCAGGGTTGGGGGGACATGGTCGTCGAGTTGCTACGAATGGTTCTTGACGAGCAGAGCGACATGCTGACTTCCGCGTACATCGCCGCCGGGAATATGTACGCCGATCACTGGCAGCACTTCGACAGGGTATGGGAGGCCGGGCCGCAGACCTACATCCACGGGGACCCCCACATAGGTAACGTCTTCCTTGACGCAGGCGAGGTGGGATTCCACGACTGGGGTCTATCGCGCGTTGGCACACCGCTTCGCGACGTCAGCTACTTCCTGACGATGACAGTCGACCCGGAGGAGCGCCGACGGAATGAAAGAGACCTGCTCCGGCTCTACCTGGGGACCCTCCGTGCCGCAGGGGGACCGAATATCAACTTTGACGACGCATGGTTCGCGCACCGGGTTCAGACCGGCTACACCGTGCTAGCAACCTTCCTGGTGTTCATGCCCGGCTATGCCGGCCCTGAGGCGCAAGTGCTTGGAGGTGACCTGCGGCGAAGAGCGGAGCTCGCGCTCGAGGACCTCGACGTGGTGGACGCGATGAAGATGACTCTGAGCTAG
- a CDS encoding sigma-70 family RNA polymerase sigma factor, protein METADLMPRARAGDSNAFGQLTEPYRRELHVHCYRMLGSFQDAEDALQDTLLAAWQGLGGFEELASLRTWLYRIATNKCLDARRSASRRPAKEWDVPHVEPPESTRLNEVPWLEPYPDALLEGVIDLPLSPEARYEQSESISLAFVTALQILPPRQVAVLVLRDVLGYHADEVADMLNSSTGSVTSALRRARATLEHNLATADDRQPGPASHDPADDALAEKFKLAWESADMDALIDLLTEDAFISMPPMPFEYEGRAVVARFCAGLFDSGRRFDLVPTRANGQPAFGAYLRGPNGISHGVGLYVLTLTGDRIGALTRFENTALPYFGLPRSLPNR, encoded by the coding sequence GTGGAAACAGCGGACCTGATGCCACGGGCCCGGGCCGGAGACAGCAACGCGTTCGGTCAACTCACCGAGCCGTACCGGCGGGAGCTACATGTGCACTGCTATCGGATGCTCGGATCCTTCCAAGACGCCGAAGACGCCCTCCAAGACACCCTGCTCGCCGCCTGGCAAGGCCTCGGCGGGTTCGAGGAACTGGCCTCGCTCCGCACGTGGCTCTACCGGATCGCCACCAACAAATGCCTCGACGCGCGCCGGTCAGCCAGTCGGCGGCCGGCCAAGGAGTGGGACGTGCCCCATGTCGAACCGCCCGAGTCGACTCGGTTGAACGAAGTCCCATGGCTCGAGCCCTATCCCGACGCTCTGCTCGAAGGTGTGATCGATCTGCCGCTCAGCCCCGAGGCCCGCTACGAACAAAGCGAATCCATCTCCTTGGCGTTCGTGACCGCCCTACAAATCCTCCCGCCTCGCCAAGTCGCCGTCCTGGTCCTGCGCGACGTCCTCGGATACCACGCCGACGAGGTCGCTGACATGCTGAACTCAAGCACCGGTTCGGTCACCAGCGCCCTCAGAAGGGCCCGTGCCACCCTAGAACACAACCTAGCGACAGCCGACGACCGACAACCAGGTCCAGCCTCCCATGACCCGGCCGACGACGCACTGGCAGAGAAGTTCAAACTCGCGTGGGAGTCCGCCGACATGGACGCGCTGATTGATCTCCTCACCGAGGACGCTTTCATCTCGATGCCGCCGATGCCCTTCGAATACGAAGGACGGGCCGTCGTGGCCCGCTTCTGCGCGGGCCTGTTCGACTCGGGTCGACGATTCGACCTAGTCCCGACACGAGCCAACGGTCAGCCCGCGTTCGGGGCCTACCTGCGTGGCCCCAACGGCATCAGCCACGGTGTGGGCCTCTACGTTCTCACCCTCACCGGCGACCGGATCGGCGCTCTCACCCGCTTCGAGAACACCGCCCTCCCGTACTTCGGGCTACCGCGATCGCTCCCGAACCGATAA
- a CDS encoding LLM class flavin-dependent oxidoreductase, whose amino-acid sequence MTERLRLRLLVTGVTYRHPGLLAKCVTTLDVLSGGRAELGIGAAWYEREHRGLGVPFPPTAERFERLEEAIQICLQMWGDDDGIYEGRHYRLAETLCRPEPISTPAPAYLDRW is encoded by the coding sequence GTGACCGAACGTCTGAGGCTGCGGCTTTTGGTGACCGGTGTCACCTACCGTCATCCTGGGTTGCTGGCCAAGTGCGTGACCACCCTCGATGTTCTATCTGGGGGCCGGGCCGAGCTGGGGATCGGAGCCGCCTGGTATGAGCGCGAACATCGAGGCCTGGGAGTCCCGTTCCCCCCTACAGCGGAACGATTCGAGCGGTTGGAGGAAGCGATCCAGATTTGTTTGCAGATGTGGGGCGACGACGACGGCATCTACGAAGGACGGCATTACCGGCTGGCGGAGACATTGTGCCGACCGGAGCCGATAAGCACCCCCGCGCCCGCGTATCTTGATCGGTGGTAG
- a CDS encoding dihydrofolate reductase family protein, whose protein sequence is MGKIVMGGPQNVTLDGVVQDPDGAEGFGLGGWFVEFGGPDLEAWNKVALDEWLGAKAWLLGRRSYEFFGGRWQSRSGELADKLNSMPKYVVSSTLEDPDWNNSMVLTGDVVTEVSKLKQELDGEIIVSGYQLGRTLIEHGLVDELRVVIFPVVLGAGERFFDETGIKKPVRLVDSKTVGDNLVYLTYQFVRNA, encoded by the coding sequence ATGGGAAAGATCGTGATGGGCGGTCCGCAGAACGTCACGCTCGATGGAGTCGTCCAGGACCCTGACGGCGCGGAGGGCTTCGGGCTCGGCGGCTGGTTCGTCGAGTTCGGGGGACCGGACCTCGAAGCGTGGAACAAGGTGGCGCTCGACGAGTGGCTGGGCGCCAAGGCCTGGCTGCTTGGTCGGCGGAGTTACGAGTTTTTCGGGGGGCGGTGGCAATCGCGCAGTGGCGAGCTTGCCGACAAGTTGAACAGCATGCCCAAGTATGTCGTGTCCTCCACTCTTGAAGACCCCGACTGGAACAACTCGATGGTCCTAACCGGCGATGTCGTCACTGAGGTGTCCAAGCTGAAGCAGGAGCTGGACGGTGAAATCATCGTCTCGGGCTACCAGCTCGGACGTACCCTCATCGAGCACGGTCTGGTCGATGAGCTGCGAGTGGTCATCTTCCCTGTCGTCCTCGGGGCGGGCGAACGGTTCTTTGATGAGACCGGCATCAAAAAGCCCGTCCGCCTCGTCGATTCCAAGACCGTCGGCGACAACCTCGTCTACCTCACTTATCAGTTCGTGCGGAACGCGTAA
- a CDS encoding type 1 glutamine amidotransferase domain-containing protein, whose amino-acid sequence MAKVLMVLTGAKVWTMKNGFPHPTGFWAEEFIRPHRAFTAAGLDVSIATPLGVTPTPDPLSLSPQYYSEEEISDQQAYLDKLAEVFGSPLKLEDVRAADWDVVFQVGGHGPMQDLAVHPTVGNLYADVLADKNKILAAVCHGPAAFLSAHLPDGTWLMKGRRLTAFSNEEENQATFAGNAPWLLEDRLRLAGALYEAAPPWTPHAVVDENLITGQQQKSAAAAADEVLKKLGLPTTA is encoded by the coding sequence ATGGCCAAGGTGCTAATGGTCCTCACCGGAGCGAAGGTCTGGACAATGAAGAACGGATTTCCCCATCCCACTGGGTTCTGGGCCGAGGAGTTCATTCGCCCGCACCGCGCGTTCACTGCCGCAGGGCTCGACGTCTCCATCGCGACCCCCCTCGGGGTTACGCCGACGCCCGACCCGCTCAGCCTCTCCCCGCAGTACTACTCCGAAGAGGAGATATCCGACCAGCAAGCGTATCTCGACAAGCTGGCCGAGGTGTTCGGGTCGCCGCTCAAACTGGAGGACGTCCGCGCCGCGGACTGGGACGTCGTGTTCCAAGTAGGCGGACACGGCCCGATGCAAGACCTCGCGGTACATCCAACCGTCGGCAACCTCTACGCCGACGTCCTTGCCGACAAGAACAAGATCCTCGCCGCGGTATGCCACGGCCCGGCCGCGTTTCTCTCCGCGCACCTCCCCGACGGCACCTGGCTCATGAAGGGGCGACGACTGACCGCGTTCAGCAACGAAGAGGAGAACCAGGCCACCTTCGCCGGCAACGCGCCGTGGTTGCTCGAGGATCGACTCCGACTCGCCGGCGCGCTCTACGAAGCCGCCCCACCTTGGACACCACACGCCGTCGTCGACGAAAACCTCATCACCGGACAGCAACAGAAGTCGGCGGCTGCAGCTGCTGATGAGGTGCTGAAGAAGCTCGGTCTGCCGACGACCGCCTAA
- a CDS encoding VOC family protein → MPARISCVCIDAVEPRRVADFWAAVLGWDMVEDGDEGISLASPGRDLPTLDILPVPEVKQTKNRLHLDLRADGTSFDAELDRLKGLGARRVDVGQSSDVTWVVFADPEGNEFCLLRRTVQEVTA, encoded by the coding sequence ATGCCTGCTCGCATTTCCTGTGTGTGCATTGACGCCGTCGAACCTCGTCGTGTCGCCGACTTCTGGGCCGCTGTACTTGGATGGGACATGGTCGAAGACGGTGACGAGGGCATCAGCCTGGCTTCGCCGGGCAGAGATCTGCCCACGCTTGACATACTCCCCGTGCCGGAGGTCAAGCAGACCAAGAACCGACTGCACCTCGATCTGCGGGCTGACGGAACCAGCTTCGATGCGGAGCTTGACCGGCTCAAGGGCCTCGGCGCCCGGCGCGTCGACGTTGGTCAAAGCTCAGATGTGACCTGGGTAGTCTTCGCCGACCCCGAGGGCAACGAGTTCTGCCTTCTCCGTCGCACCGTGCAGGAAGTGACGGCCTAG
- a CDS encoding glycoside hydrolase family 15 protein, producing the protein MPGRPPNAIADYALIGDCHTSALVGRDGSIDWLCFPRPDSPAVFCHLLDDQHGGNFAVRVAGGSASRVYVPHTNVLQTSWAGPSGVLEVTDCMPVGMFDPGHTTRVRARRSVLRRLVCRSGTVLAQVRVTPRFEYGLVVPRLRTLSPLVADFVGGGSSLRVRATHPLERRDASTLRRGDVLAADWEMEAGQTAWIEATWAPAHLAPEDLPEPDPVGWERLLDETVSFWTSWAASIRYDGDHREEVVRSALILKALTYAPTGAVLAAATTSLPEEIGGDRNWDYRFTWIRDATLTLTSLFILGLFAEASAFKQWIERTGAGRPQDLQIMYGVEGERMLPEIELDHLAGYRNSRPVRIGNGAVKQLQLDSFGQMLEAAFLFAKAGQPITADNWRYLSGLADICCDRWRQPDQGIWEMRDTPRHFLHSKANCWLALHRAVQLAEMLGYAPSPHWPAERDAVGRYLLDAAADGWFPQAAGGADADAACLLIPALGFVPASHPAVVATVDAVRNQLAGPHGLIHRYRTESGPGDGIQGHEGAFLLCSFWLVDVLAHTGKLDEAESLLENLVSLSNDVGLYAEEVDPDTRAHLGNFPQAFTHMALVTSCAYLSAARRGHLPDDSESHDFAELALNRLLERNASPGIQRPSPRATSADP; encoded by the coding sequence GTGCCAGGCCGGCCTCCTAACGCCATCGCGGACTACGCGTTGATCGGCGACTGCCACACCAGCGCGTTGGTCGGCCGGGACGGCAGCATCGACTGGCTCTGCTTCCCGAGACCCGACTCGCCGGCTGTGTTCTGCCATCTGCTCGACGACCAGCACGGCGGGAACTTCGCTGTTCGTGTCGCCGGGGGCTCAGCGTCGCGCGTCTATGTCCCGCACACGAACGTGTTGCAGACGAGCTGGGCCGGACCGTCCGGCGTGCTCGAGGTCACCGATTGCATGCCGGTCGGAATGTTCGATCCTGGTCACACAACGCGGGTGCGGGCCCGGCGCAGTGTCCTACGTCGGCTGGTGTGCCGATCGGGCACGGTTCTTGCGCAGGTGCGGGTGACCCCGCGGTTCGAATATGGCCTCGTCGTGCCCCGGTTGCGAACTCTCAGCCCGCTCGTTGCGGACTTCGTGGGCGGCGGATCTTCACTACGGGTCCGCGCCACCCACCCGCTTGAGCGTCGCGACGCCTCGACGCTTCGGAGGGGTGATGTGCTGGCGGCCGATTGGGAGATGGAGGCGGGACAGACCGCCTGGATCGAGGCGACCTGGGCACCGGCTCATCTGGCGCCCGAGGATCTTCCAGAACCCGATCCGGTCGGCTGGGAACGGTTGCTCGACGAGACGGTTTCCTTCTGGACCTCGTGGGCGGCCAGCATCCGCTACGACGGCGACCATCGCGAGGAAGTCGTCCGGTCCGCTCTGATTCTCAAGGCGTTGACGTACGCGCCCACAGGCGCCGTGCTGGCAGCGGCCACTACCAGCCTTCCCGAGGAGATTGGCGGGGATCGCAACTGGGACTACCGGTTCACGTGGATTCGCGACGCGACGCTGACACTGACGAGTTTGTTCATCCTCGGCCTGTTCGCCGAGGCGAGCGCATTCAAGCAGTGGATCGAGCGGACCGGGGCCGGGCGCCCCCAGGACCTCCAAATCATGTATGGGGTAGAAGGCGAGCGCATGCTGCCCGAGATCGAGTTGGACCACCTAGCGGGCTACCGGAACAGCCGCCCGGTCCGCATCGGCAACGGTGCCGTGAAGCAGCTGCAGCTCGACAGCTTCGGCCAGATGCTCGAAGCCGCGTTCTTGTTCGCCAAGGCCGGCCAACCCATCACGGCGGACAACTGGAGGTATCTGTCCGGGTTGGCTGACATTTGCTGTGACCGCTGGCGCCAGCCCGACCAGGGCATCTGGGAGATGCGCGACACCCCGCGCCACTTCCTGCACTCGAAAGCCAACTGCTGGCTGGCCCTCCACCGGGCCGTGCAACTGGCCGAGATGCTCGGCTACGCGCCCAGCCCTCACTGGCCGGCCGAGCGCGACGCCGTTGGCCGCTACCTCCTCGACGCCGCCGCCGACGGATGGTTCCCCCAGGCGGCGGGAGGCGCTGACGCCGACGCCGCCTGCCTGCTCATACCTGCCCTCGGGTTCGTGCCGGCCAGCCACCCTGCGGTTGTCGCCACGGTCGACGCCGTCCGCAACCAGTTGGCCGGCCCCCACGGGCTGATCCACCGGTATCGCACCGAAAGCGGACCCGGGGACGGAATCCAGGGCCACGAGGGGGCGTTCCTCCTGTGCAGCTTCTGGCTTGTTGACGTGCTCGCTCACACGGGCAAGCTGGACGAGGCGGAGTCGTTGCTCGAGAATCTGGTGAGCCTCTCCAACGACGTGGGCCTCTACGCCGAGGAGGTCGACCCGGACACACGCGCGCACCTCGGGAACTTTCCGCAGGCGTTCACCCACATGGCGCTGGTCACCTCGTGCGCCTACCTCTCAGCGGCCCGGCGCGGGCACCTGCCAGACGACAGTGAGAGTCACGACTTCGCCGAACTCGCACTCAACCGACTGCTCGAACGTAACGCGTCGCCAGGCATTCAACGACCGTCGCCGCGAGCGACGTCGGCGGATCCCTGA
- a CDS encoding SRPBCC domain-containing protein: MSKTLVSVIDIQAPTVTVWAVLTDFPAYPDWNPIEIEMYGEPVVGTRLQHTSKLPGRKPMRFTPTIVAAEPGRVLAWDGRVLVPHLFDVHHRFELSPAATDGTRLRQSERFSGLLVPFLTKTLRQTQEAFEIANQAIKSRAETIANTPRP; encoded by the coding sequence ATGTCCAAAACACTCGTGTCAGTAATCGACATCCAGGCGCCGACCGTTACGGTCTGGGCCGTTCTAACCGACTTTCCGGCCTATCCGGATTGGAATCCAATAGAGATCGAAATGTACGGCGAGCCTGTAGTGGGGACCCGACTGCAGCACACCAGCAAGCTGCCAGGACGAAAGCCGATGCGGTTCACGCCCACGATCGTCGCCGCCGAACCTGGCCGCGTCCTGGCCTGGGACGGGCGAGTCTTAGTCCCACACCTATTCGATGTGCACCACCGCTTCGAGCTTTCGCCCGCGGCGACGGACGGGACGAGGCTCCGACAGTCCGAGCGATTCAGCGGTCTGCTTGTCCCCTTCCTCACGAAAACGCTGCGTCAAACCCAAGAAGCATTCGAAATCGCGAACCAAGCCATCAAGTCAAGAGCCGAGACCATCGCCAACACGCCTCGACCCTGA